From a single Aquificaceae bacterium genomic region:
- a CDS encoding dienelactone hydrolase family protein gives MIRVLLMLTMLAGLSNASDEFVKGLVDKLMEKGQSAWWWDSKWWDEGYIENVPNYRVRVETAVVKKRDVEVPVFIYRPDDRERYPGVLFIHGRRGLDDLFKLHAKRLASKGFVVIAPDLYTGRLIPQFPIEHDPVLEEDLDAVLVYALNRDDLKGKRICAYGLTRGGYYAIRLLVTFKRQEKNIACFVAYYPHMQNPNAPEPEQVYRYAPEWESLRIPTLILVGENEQYQRIRPALVAVEHLRAKGVPIWILVYPGVGRGFDFRLDRRTFADDLASKDALIRSSLFMKRHLEKE, from the coding sequence ATGATAAGGGTCCTATTGATGCTTACGATGCTTGCAGGTCTAAGCAATGCAAGCGATGAGTTTGTGAAAGGCCTCGTGGATAAGCTTATGGAAAAGGGGCAGTCAGCATGGTGGTGGGATTCTAAGTGGTGGGATGAGGGCTACATAGAAAATGTGCCCAACTACAGGGTGAGAGTGGAAACCGCTGTAGTTAAGAAAAGAGATGTGGAAGTGCCCGTCTTCATATACAGGCCAGATGACAGGGAAAGGTATCCAGGAGTTCTTTTTATACATGGAAGGCGTGGGCTTGACGACCTGTTTAAACTTCATGCAAAAAGGCTTGCCAGCAAGGGGTTTGTTGTGATAGCGCCAGACCTCTACACTGGCAGGCTTATACCCCAGTTTCCCATAGAGCATGACCCCGTGCTTGAGGAGGACCTTGATGCAGTCCTGGTGTATGCCCTTAACAGAGATGACTTAAAAGGAAAAAGAATCTGTGCCTACGGACTTACAAGGGGTGGATACTACGCTATCAGGCTTCTCGTGACCTTTAAAAGGCAGGAGAAGAACATAGCCTGCTTTGTGGCCTACTATCCCCATATGCAAAACCCCAACGCCCCAGAGCCTGAACAGGTTTACCGCTACGCCCCAGAGTGGGAAAGCCTTAGAATACCCACCCTGATACTTGTGGGTGAAAATGAGCAGTATCAGAGGATAAGACCTGCGCTTGTGGCGGTAGAACACCTCAGGGCAAAGGGCGTGCCTATATGGATACTGGTTTACCCGGGCGTGGGAAGGGGCTTTGACTTCAGACTTGACAGGAGAACCTTTGCCGATGACCTGGCATCAAAGGATGCTCTTATAAGGTCTTCACTTTTCATGAAGAGGCACCTTGAGAAGGAATAG
- a CDS encoding NUDIX hydrolase — protein sequence MKEEFSAGGVLIREGQILLIKNPSDVWTFPKGLVEEGEKPEDTAVREVYEETGVRGKIISELGKINYWYVREGEKIRKSVVYYLMAYVDGEPEPSWEVKDAKFFPAEEVERLLKYRGDREIFHRALKAIPSQGASS from the coding sequence GTGAAGGAGGAATTCTCTGCGGGAGGTGTGCTTATTAGGGAAGGACAGATTCTGCTTATCAAGAATCCTTCTGATGTGTGGACTTTTCCCAAAGGTCTTGTGGAAGAAGGAGAAAAGCCAGAGGATACTGCAGTCAGGGAAGTTTACGAAGAGACAGGAGTAAGGGGGAAGATAATTTCAGAGCTTGGTAAGATAAACTACTGGTATGTGAGGGAGGGGGAGAAGATAAGAAAGAGCGTTGTTTACTATCTTATGGCGTATGTGGATGGGGAGCCGGAGCCATCCTGGGAGGTGAAGGATGCAAAGTTTTTCCCTGCTGAAGAGGTGGAGAGGTTGCTGAAATACAGGGGAGATAGAGAGATATTCCACAGGGCTTTAAAGGCTATTCCTTCTCAAGGTGCCTCTTCATGA
- the flgA gene encoding flagellar basal body P-ring formation chaperone FlgA, producing MWLLSLLFALCLAFASPERLVESEVYRRFGDSVKVQKVRIPSPRGMEIERVELDMEYGRSRAVAYLYSGRERYQAIIDALWKAKVYIALEDIPQGSPIRPEHFRVEERLMKTIPSDLRLSPEDFGNFVASTRITKGTILRRSLLKEVPAVKAGEAVEAVYRSGSIEVGFQAVAVDTGGVGKVIRIRREDRMLRGRVLSRGRVEVLP from the coding sequence ATGTGGCTTCTTAGCCTTCTGTTTGCCCTATGCCTTGCCTTTGCAAGTCCTGAAAGGCTCGTGGAGTCAGAGGTATACAGGCGCTTCGGCGATAGCGTGAAGGTTCAGAAGGTCAGGATACCCTCTCCCAGAGGCATGGAAATTGAGAGGGTTGAGCTGGATATGGAATACGGCAGAAGCAGGGCAGTTGCATACCTCTATTCGGGCAGAGAAAGGTATCAGGCTATCATAGATGCCCTTTGGAAGGCAAAGGTCTACATAGCCCTTGAGGACATACCACAGGGAAGTCCAATAAGACCTGAGCATTTCAGGGTGGAGGAGAGACTGATGAAGACCATACCCTCAGACCTGAGGCTCAGCCCCGAGGATTTTGGGAACTTTGTGGCTTCAACCCGCATAACAAAGGGGACCATACTCAGAAGGTCCCTGCTGAAGGAAGTTCCTGCGGTGAAGGCTGGTGAGGCTGTGGAGGCTGTTTACAGGAGCGGTTCCATTGAGGTGGGCTTTCAGGCAGTGGCTGTGGATACTGGCGGAGTTGGGAAAGTAATACGCATAAGGAGGGAGGACAGAATGCTGAGGGGAAGGGTCCTCTCAAGGGGAAGGGTGGAGGTGCTTCCGTGA
- a CDS encoding succinate dehydrogenase/fumarate reductase iron-sulfur subunit gives MVLRLKIKRQEDSGKSYYQTFEVPYQEGMTLLMALQRIKEDLDPTLSFRHFCRAGICGTCTIIVNGFPRLACKEQALPYALFGEEVLIEPIRNFRVIKDLVVDNEEVVGKIKSMRLWIKEQSKDPRIEPELSRKIENSADCILCLACQSFCPQVLEENYAGPLFFAKLFRFYEDPREENKELRAYQAVREGNLYHCLSCNKCNLVCPKEVEPATLIRELMQTMHVAS, from the coding sequence ATGGTTTTAAGGCTGAAGATAAAGAGGCAGGAAGATTCTGGAAAATCCTACTATCAGACCTTTGAAGTTCCCTATCAGGAGGGTATGACCCTTCTTATGGCGCTTCAGAGAATAAAAGAAGACCTTGACCCAACGCTCAGCTTCAGACACTTTTGCAGGGCAGGCATATGTGGAACCTGCACCATAATTGTGAATGGCTTTCCCAGGCTTGCCTGCAAGGAGCAGGCACTGCCCTATGCCCTTTTCGGTGAGGAAGTGCTCATAGAACCCATAAGGAACTTCAGGGTAATAAAAGACCTGGTTGTGGACAACGAAGAGGTTGTGGGGAAAATCAAGAGCATGCGACTCTGGATAAAAGAGCAGAGCAAAGACCCGAGAATAGAGCCAGAACTTAGCAGAAAGATAGAGAATTCTGCGGACTGCATTCTATGCCTTGCCTGTCAGTCCTTCTGCCCACAGGTGCTTGAAGAGAACTATGCGGGTCCTCTGTTTTTTGCCAAACTTTTCAGGTTCTACGAAGACCCGAGGGAGGAAAACAAAGAGCTAAGAGCCTATCAGGCGGTAAGGGAAGGAAACCTTTATCACTGCCTTTCCTGCAACAAGTGCAACCTGGTGTGTCCAAAGGAAGTGGAGCCGGCAACCCTTATAAGAGAACTGATGCAGACAATGCATGTGGCTTCTTAG
- the folP gene encoding dihydropteroate synthase, whose amino-acid sequence MLVKHFESREAFYRFLKEKMGVFFREAYERAFEGVFHVIYTKGVKTEVIVPLAKRACLHAFYSEDSVVLCGSETQLKDFCSLLVKEDRSLALEILQKLQSYRKRSFKLQFNQKILPLGIKTAVMGILNITPDSFSDGGLYLEPSKAIERAVQMVEEGADIIDIGAESTRPGSERISAEEELRRLIPVLKEVRKELPNVWISIDTYKAKVAQACLEEGADIINDISGGTFDGEMFRVVASYGCPYVLTHIKGRPETWREKPPVYEDVVEEIVLWFEERLRALKDTGYNGQVILDPGIGFGKLPEHNVEILKRFEELRILGLPLLVGVSRKSFIGLVMEGLLRKKTEPVERLYGSLGALAPAVIKGANIARVHDVRQTREFLALLDTVRTYGEF is encoded by the coding sequence ATGCTGGTCAAGCACTTTGAGAGCAGGGAGGCCTTCTACAGATTCCTCAAGGAGAAAATGGGTGTTTTTTTCAGAGAAGCCTACGAAAGGGCCTTTGAGGGGGTCTTCCATGTGATATATACGAAGGGGGTAAAGACTGAAGTTATTGTCCCTCTTGCAAAAAGAGCCTGCCTGCATGCCTTTTACAGTGAAGACTCTGTTGTCCTGTGTGGTTCAGAAACTCAGCTAAAGGATTTTTGCTCCCTTCTTGTTAAAGAGGACAGAAGCCTTGCCCTTGAAATCCTTCAGAAGCTCCAGAGCTACAGAAAGAGGTCCTTTAAGCTCCAGTTCAACCAGAAAATACTGCCCCTGGGTATAAAGACTGCGGTAATGGGCATTCTCAACATAACACCCGACTCCTTTTCTGACGGTGGTCTTTACCTTGAGCCTTCAAAGGCAATAGAGAGGGCGGTGCAGATGGTGGAAGAAGGTGCGGATATAATAGATATAGGAGCAGAGTCCACAAGGCCAGGCTCTGAGAGAATAAGCGCAGAGGAGGAGCTCAGAAGGCTTATCCCTGTGCTGAAGGAAGTAAGAAAAGAGCTCCCCAATGTCTGGATTTCCATAGATACATACAAGGCGAAGGTGGCACAGGCATGCCTTGAGGAGGGGGCAGACATAATAAACGATATAAGCGGTGGAACCTTTGACGGAGAGATGTTCAGGGTCGTGGCATCCTATGGCTGTCCTTACGTGCTCACGCATATAAAGGGAAGACCGGAGACATGGAGAGAAAAACCACCCGTCTACGAGGATGTAGTGGAGGAGATAGTGCTGTGGTTTGAGGAGAGGCTGAGGGCTCTGAAAGATACTGGCTATAATGGACAGGTAATCCTTGACCCGGGCATAGGCTTTGGGAAACTCCCTGAGCATAACGTGGAAATACTCAAGAGGTTTGAAGAGCTCAGAATATTGGGTCTTCCGCTTCTTGTGGGCGTCTCAAGAAAGTCCTTTATAGGTCTTGTGATGGAGGGGCTTCTCAGGAAGAAAACTGAGCCTGTGGAGAGGCTGTATGGCAGTCTGGGTGCCCTTGCACCTGCCGTAATCAAGGGGGCAAACATAGCAAGAGTCCACGATGTAAGACAGACAAGGGAGTTTCTGGCACTTCTTGACACGGTAAGAACGTATGGTGAATTTTAA
- the cdaA gene encoding diadenylate cyclase CdaA, with the protein MVNFNWELIRLFSWRDIVDILAVSAFIYGILYFLRITKGLQIFRGIMVLAAFWLLAELLSLRTLSWVFEKLWTVGLFSLVVIFQPEIRKTLSRLGQKTGISVIKPVEERVVDRVVRACSFLSDRQIGALIVIERGQNVEGVVEGCVLIDSLVSVELLITIFNPISPLHDGAVVVRGDRVLYASCILPLSKSAELPKKYGTRHRAALGISEETDALCVVVSEETGEISLAVGGKLQRNLDPEMLRELLLKELRIEKA; encoded by the coding sequence ATGGTGAATTTTAACTGGGAACTTATAAGGCTCTTTTCATGGAGAGACATTGTTGATATACTGGCAGTTTCTGCTTTTATTTATGGCATTCTGTATTTTCTAAGAATAACAAAGGGTCTTCAGATTTTCAGGGGAATTATGGTGCTTGCAGCCTTCTGGCTTCTTGCGGAGCTTCTCAGTCTGAGAACCCTTTCCTGGGTCTTTGAAAAGCTGTGGACTGTGGGGCTTTTTTCACTTGTGGTTATATTCCAGCCGGAGATAAGGAAAACGCTCAGCAGGCTTGGACAGAAGACAGGAATATCCGTAATAAAGCCTGTGGAGGAGAGGGTGGTGGACAGGGTGGTGAGGGCATGCTCCTTTCTCTCAGATAGACAGATAGGTGCGCTCATAGTGATTGAAAGGGGACAGAATGTGGAAGGCGTTGTAGAGGGTTGTGTCCTCATAGACAGCCTTGTATCTGTTGAGCTGCTGATAACCATATTCAACCCCATATCTCCATTGCACGACGGTGCGGTAGTGGTGAGGGGAGACAGAGTCCTCTATGCCTCTTGCATACTGCCCCTTTCAAAGTCCGCAGAACTCCCAAAGAAATACGGAACCAGGCACAGGGCTGCCCTGGGTATCTCGGAAGAAACGGATGCTCTGTGCGTGGTAGTTTCTGAAGAGACCGGAGAGATTTCCCTTGCTGTAGGTGGTAAGCTGCAGAGGAACCTTGACCCGGAAATGCTGAGAGAACTACTTTTAAAGGAGTTGAGAATTGAAAAGGCTTGA